CTGGGTGAGCTGTGGTTCGAAACCGAACAGTTTGATTCTCCCGCGCAGGCGGAAAGAGCACTGAGTCAACTTGTGGCGCAGCACCTGCTGCACGAGCTGGATTGTCAGCTGGTACATGAAGCCGAGATCCAGGTGAGCTCAGCGCAGGTGACAGAGCAAACCTCACAGGAACAAACTATTCGGGCTGGTGCGGCCTGTGCTCTGAACGAGCTTTACCCGGATAGCAAAGAAGACTTGTTGCGGGTGTTTGCCAACAAAAACTTGCTGCCTTACTGGCAGTCAATTCAGCTGGTGCAAAGCAACGGCATATTTGGATACGAAGCCTTGATCCGAGGTCCGAAGGCGTCACCCTTGCACCGTGCCGACAAGCTCTTTGGTGCTGCCATGGCGCAGGGGCGACAGTTTGATATGGAAAAGCTGGCACTGACTACCCACTTAGCAACGCATCAGGGTCAATGCGAGCGACAAAGCACGGTAAGGTTAACGGTTAATCTCTCACCCGCTTTACTATTTGACGCGGACGTGTCGGGCGCATTGCTCGATTATCCTTATGCGCACTTGCTCTGTATTGAGTTGACTGAACATCTGCCAGTCGATGACTGGGCCCCCATCAAAGCAAAGATGGCCGAATTGCGCCAGCTAGGTTACACCTTCTGGCTCGACGATGTTGGTTGCGGATTCTTTGAGCTGACTTTGATCAATGCAGTGAAACCCGATGTGGTGAAGCTGTGTATCACCATTATCAGTCGCCTGGATTATGGCGCTGAGATCATCGATGAGATAAGGCAAGTGGTTGATACGGTGCATCTATATGGTGGTAAGGTGCTGGCCGAAGGCATAGAAACGCAGCAGCAGCTAGCTATCGCCCGGGAGCTGGGGGTTGATTTTGCACAGGGATATTTGTTTGATAAGCCAAGGGAAGCCGGGCTGTAACCAGCTAAATCTGTGCTTCGACAAGATGGCTTTCAATCTTGAGCGCAATCAGTATACTGCGATTATTAAACCGGTGCAGATGATTGGAGTAGTAACATGCAGTGCCCAAGAACGTCACACCCACTTAAGCCAGTGAAAGTGGGTGGTATTAAAGTGTATATATCCGAGCACAGTGGTGGTGTCTTTTTTGACAACCAGGTGCTGTCTAATTTCACTAACCCCTCTGCATTGCGCTCAGAGGTGCTGGCAAAACACCTGCGCCAGTTTTCCGCTCCGCT
The window above is part of the Pseudoalteromonas rubra genome. Proteins encoded here:
- a CDS encoding EAL domain-containing protein — translated: MLTLTLVSLSGWSDIVERIGQPTAHKVWRALVVLLSQNGQPGLKQDIFELGELWFETEQFDSPAQAERALSQLVAQHLLHELDCQLVHEAEIQVSSAQVTEQTSQEQTIRAGAACALNELYPDSKEDLLRVFANKNLLPYWQSIQLVQSNGIFGYEALIRGPKASPLHRADKLFGAAMAQGRQFDMEKLALTTHLATHQGQCERQSTVRLTVNLSPALLFDADVSGALLDYPYAHLLCIELTEHLPVDDWAPIKAKMAELRQLGYTFWLDDVGCGFFELTLINAVKPDVVKLCITIISRLDYGAEIIDEIRQVVDTVHLYGGKVLAEGIETQQQLAIARELGVDFAQGYLFDKPREAGL